One genomic region from Deltaproteobacteria bacterium encodes:
- the recQ gene encoding DNA helicase RecQ — translation MSQSATGPAAQILATVRRYWGFTGLRPLQEQAIRAGVEQRDSLVVMPTGGGKSLCYQVPPELAQRTDIVVSPLIALMKDQVDGLRQCGYPAAALHSGMPAEDLHAVEQGLNAGKYRLVFVAPERLLTARFLQLMTRSQVRAFAIDEAHCISHWGHDFRPEYRQLAELKTRFPQASIHAYTATATERVRADIVEQLRLKDPAVLVGTFDRPNLVYRVVPRVDPYSQVLAAVRRHAGQAGIVYCISRKDTEAMADWLGRNGVRAAHYHAGMLPDERRQTQDRFAAEQLDVVAATVAFGMGIDRSDVRCVIHAAMPKSLEHYQQETGRAGRDGLEAECVLFYSAADAIRWQSLIEKSAAEANAPADVITAAQALLGHMRRYCSGALCRHRLLSEYFGQSYERADCGACDVCLGELEGVTDGTVTAQKILSCVARTGERFGVEHIVDVLLGADTERIRRWQHERVSTYGLLKDAKRKPLTNIVYQLIDAGVLERAGDERPVLRLNEASWAVMRGQRSVRLLQPKATPVSRTRFDEESWEGVDRGLFDSLRALRRALAEERGVPAYVVFSDATLRDLARVRPSSPAALLDVRGVGERKQRDLGPQFLAHIAAYCQEQGLPLDAPLDRRPQLSRASKPSETTAAGEKRGPSQR, via the coding sequence ATGAGTCAATCGGCGACAGGGCCAGCGGCTCAGATCCTGGCAACCGTAAGGCGCTACTGGGGCTTCACCGGTTTGCGCCCGCTACAAGAGCAAGCGATCCGCGCCGGCGTTGAACAACGCGACTCGCTGGTGGTGATGCCCACCGGCGGCGGCAAGTCGCTGTGCTACCAAGTGCCGCCGGAACTGGCCCAGCGTACGGACATCGTGGTCTCGCCGCTGATCGCGCTGATGAAGGATCAGGTCGACGGTTTGCGCCAATGCGGCTACCCGGCGGCGGCACTTCACAGCGGCATGCCGGCCGAGGACCTGCACGCGGTGGAGCAGGGCCTGAACGCCGGCAAGTACCGGCTGGTGTTCGTCGCGCCCGAGCGGCTGTTGACGGCGCGCTTTCTGCAACTGATGACGCGTTCTCAGGTGCGGGCCTTCGCCATCGATGAAGCGCATTGCATCAGCCATTGGGGCCATGACTTCCGCCCCGAGTACCGCCAGCTCGCCGAGTTGAAGACGCGCTTTCCTCAGGCCAGCATCCACGCCTACACCGCTACCGCCACCGAACGGGTGCGCGCCGACATCGTCGAACAGCTGCGGCTCAAAGACCCGGCCGTGCTCGTCGGCACCTTCGACCGCCCCAACTTGGTGTACCGGGTGGTGCCGCGCGTCGATCCTTACAGCCAAGTGCTGGCAGCTGTGCGCCGGCACGCCGGGCAGGCCGGGATCGTCTACTGCATCAGCCGCAAAGACACCGAGGCGATGGCCGATTGGCTGGGCCGCAACGGCGTGCGCGCCGCGCATTACCACGCCGGCATGCTGCCCGATGAGCGCCGCCAGACCCAAGACCGGTTCGCTGCCGAACAACTCGACGTGGTCGCGGCCACGGTCGCCTTCGGCATGGGCATCGACCGCAGCGACGTGCGCTGCGTCATCCACGCGGCCATGCCCAAGTCGCTCGAACACTACCAGCAGGAAACCGGCCGTGCCGGGCGCGACGGCCTCGAGGCCGAGTGCGTGCTCTTCTACTCGGCCGCCGATGCCATCCGCTGGCAGTCGCTGATCGAGAAGAGCGCGGCCGAGGCCAACGCCCCGGCCGACGTGATCACCGCTGCCCAAGCACTGCTGGGACACATGCGGCGGTACTGCAGCGGGGCGCTCTGCCGCCACCGCCTGCTCTCGGAGTACTTCGGCCAGTCGTACGAGCGGGCGGACTGCGGCGCGTGCGACGTCTGCCTCGGCGAACTCGAAGGCGTCACTGACGGCACCGTGACCGCGCAGAAGATCCTCTCGTGCGTCGCCCGCACCGGCGAGCGCTTCGGCGTCGAACACATCGTCGATGTGCTGCTCGGCGCCGACACTGAACGCATCCGGCGCTGGCAACACGAGCGCGTCAGCACTTACGGGCTGCTGAAAGATGCCAAACGCAAGCCGCTGACCAACATCGTCTATCAGCTGATCGATGCCGGCGTGCTCGAACGCGCCGGCGATGAGCGTCCGGTCTTGCGTTTGAACGAAGCCTCGTGGGCGGTGATGCGCGGGCAGCGCAGCGTGCGGCTGTTGCAACCCAAGGCCACACCGGTCAGCCGCACTCGCTTCGACGAGGAGTCGTGGGAAGGCGTTGATCGCGGCCTGTTCGACAGCCTGCGCGCGCTGCGCCGGGCGCTGGCAGAGGAGCGTGGCGTGCCGGCTTACGTAGTCTTCAGCGATGCCACCCTGCGCGACTTGGCGCGGGTGCGGCCGAGCTCGCCGGCGGCGCTGCTGGACGTGCGCGGTGTCGGCGAGCGCAAGCAGCGCGACCTCGGCCCGCAGTTTCTGGCCCACATTGCCGCCTATTGCCAAGAACAGGGCTTGCCGCTCGATGCGCCGCTCGACCGCCGGCCGCAGCTCTCGCGGGCGTCGAAGCCGAGCGAAACCACGGCCGCAGGCGAAAAGCGCGGCCCCTCACAGCGGTAG
- a CDS encoding bifunctional 4-hydroxy-2-oxoglutarate aldolase/2-dehydro-3-deoxy-phosphogluconate aldolase — protein sequence MAWSREKALGCIREVGLIPIIRAAAAAEAARAAEAIVSAGVGIVEITVNTPGAITVIEQLARRHGDALLLGAGTVLDAGVCQAAITAGAEFIVSPTIELPVIDAARRAGKVCIPGALTPNEVLAAWRAGADLVKVFPCGPAGGAKYVKALKGPLPHIELVVTGDLAADTIPDLIRAGVTAIGLGSELFDWQALREGRLEEVSARAGALVEMIRAARQPRV from the coding sequence ATGGCTTGGTCAAGAGAGAAAGCCCTCGGCTGTATTCGCGAGGTGGGGTTGATTCCTATCATCCGCGCCGCCGCGGCCGCGGAGGCCGCGCGGGCCGCCGAAGCGATCGTGAGCGCTGGCGTCGGCATCGTCGAGATCACCGTCAATACCCCGGGCGCGATCACGGTGATCGAGCAGCTCGCCCGACGCCACGGCGATGCACTGTTGCTCGGCGCCGGCACGGTGCTCGACGCCGGCGTGTGTCAGGCCGCGATTACGGCCGGGGCCGAATTCATCGTCAGCCCGACGATCGAGCTGCCAGTCATCGACGCCGCGCGCCGCGCCGGCAAAGTGTGCATTCCCGGCGCCTTGACGCCGAATGAGGTGCTGGCCGCCTGGCGTGCCGGAGCGGACTTGGTGAAGGTCTTTCCCTGCGGGCCCGCCGGCGGAGCCAAGTACGTCAAGGCGTTGAAGGGACCCCTGCCGCACATTGAATTGGTCGTGACCGGCGACCTCGCAGCGGACACGATTCCCGACCTCATCCGCGCCGGCGTCACCGCCATCGGTCTTGGCAGCGAGCTGTTCGACTGGCAGGCGCTGCGCGAGGGCAGGCTGGAGGAGGTCAGCGCCAGGGCGGGCGCGCTGGTGGAGATGATCCGCGCCGCCAGACAGCCGCGCGTCTAG
- the lexA gene encoding repressor LexA, translating into MEAAFEVHAGLIGDTIEIPLLGVVAAGEPYRAFVIDDTLSVPAALWGGRKVFALRVRGNSMIDEGIHDGDFLVVQPCAQAESGQTVVAEIDGCVTVKKFYREADGAIRLQPANPELLPLVIRGDDICIRGVVVGVMRKYGFGKQVPARPVARPSMPRRPADPPAHDSGELFELSLNAIDEQLAHWRMAIAHARRDQSRHQHLVRMGELERDLQALRDWLGRTDKAGLRRALIAEANKIIRRMQRLAGSANQGLGTETLLH; encoded by the coding sequence ATGGAGGCAGCGTTCGAGGTGCATGCGGGGTTGATCGGCGACACGATCGAGATTCCGTTGCTCGGGGTGGTCGCGGCCGGGGAGCCGTACCGCGCCTTCGTCATCGACGACACCCTCAGTGTGCCGGCGGCACTGTGGGGCGGGCGCAAGGTGTTCGCGCTGCGCGTGCGCGGCAACTCGATGATCGACGAGGGCATCCACGACGGCGATTTCCTCGTGGTCCAGCCCTGCGCCCAGGCCGAGAGCGGACAGACGGTAGTCGCCGAGATCGACGGCTGCGTTACGGTGAAGAAGTTCTACCGCGAGGCCGACGGCGCCATCCGCTTGCAGCCCGCCAACCCCGAGCTGCTGCCGTTGGTGATCCGGGGCGACGACATCTGCATCCGCGGCGTGGTCGTCGGCGTGATGCGCAAGTACGGTTTTGGAAAGCAGGTGCCGGCCCGGCCGGTAGCCCGCCCGAGTATGCCCCGCCGCCCAGCGGATCCGCCGGCGCACGACAGTGGTGAGCTATTCGAGCTGTCGCTCAACGCTATCGACGAGCAGCTGGCGCACTGGCGCATGGCGATCGCACACGCCCGGCGCGACCAATCGCGACACCAGCACCTGGTCCGCATGGGCGAACTCGAGCGCGACTTGCAGGCGCTGCGCGATTGGCTCGGCCGCACCGACAAAGCCGGCCTGCGCCGCGCCTTGATCGCGGAAGCGAACAAGATCATCCGCCGCATGCAGCGGCTGGCGGGCAGCGCCAACCAAGGGCTCGGCACCGAGACGCTGCTGCACTAG